The Listeria monocytogenes genome window below encodes:
- a CDS encoding energy-coupling factor ABC transporter substrate-binding protein yields MKKININVILILLVVLLMVSPFFFNKTGEYGGSDGEAEAEITKIDPSYEPWFEPLYEPKSGEIESLLFTLQGCIGTGIIAYVIGVSRGKRKAENDVNH; encoded by the coding sequence ATGAAAAAAATAAATATCAATGTCATTTTAATTCTATTAGTTGTATTGTTAATGGTTAGTCCATTCTTCTTCAATAAAACGGGGGAATACGGCGGTTCAGACGGTGAAGCAGAAGCAGAAATCACCAAAATCGATCCAAGCTATGAACCATGGTTTGAACCTCTTTATGAACCAAAAAGTGGCGAAATTGAAAGCTTGTTATTTACGCTTCAAGGCTGTATTGGAACAGGAATTATCGCGTATGTCATTGGTGTAAGTCGTGGCAAGCGGAAAGCTGAGAACGATGTTAACCATTGA
- a CDS encoding energy-coupling factor ABC transporter transmembrane protein: MLTIDKYAYQNRWIAFSPSLKALFYVAILILALTGPVLVQAILFFCMVPLTLYVVKIHFKQYLKWLLLPFSFLLFSLLSILISISKDPSSFLASISIGSLYLGVSDVTITTATQVFFRSIACLAATYFFVLTVPVVQLTKVMKRIFIPKVLIELTILIYRFIFIFLEEAAAIRKAQSLRFGYHGIKNSYRSFGMLVNTLFNRVMKRYNEMVITLDVKLYQGEFHI, from the coding sequence ATGTTAACCATTGATAAATATGCTTATCAAAACCGGTGGATAGCTTTTTCTCCGTCATTAAAAGCATTATTTTATGTCGCAATTCTAATACTCGCGTTAACTGGTCCCGTGCTAGTCCAAGCTATACTGTTCTTCTGCATGGTACCACTGACGCTCTATGTCGTTAAAATTCACTTTAAACAATATTTGAAATGGCTCCTTTTACCATTTTCATTTTTACTTTTTAGTTTACTTTCAATTCTCATTTCGATTTCTAAAGATCCAAGCAGTTTTCTCGCTTCGATTTCTATTGGGAGTTTGTATCTTGGTGTATCGGACGTGACTATTACAACGGCAACACAAGTCTTTTTCCGGAGTATCGCTTGCTTAGCAGCAACCTACTTTTTCGTCTTGACCGTTCCCGTGGTACAATTAACAAAAGTGATGAAGCGAATTTTTATTCCAAAAGTACTGATTGAACTGACCATTTTAATTTACCGTTTTATCTTTATTTTCTTAGAGGAAGCGGCGGCAATTCGAAAAGCGCAGAGCCTTCGTTTTGGTTATCACGGCATAAAAAATAGTTATCGTTCATTTGGAATGCTCGTAAATACTTTATTTAATCGTGTTATGAAAAGATATAATGAAATGGTTATAACACTTGATGTGAAGCTATATCAAGGAGAATTTCATATCTAG
- a CDS encoding ATP-binding cassette domain-containing protein, which yields MLKTEHISFQYEDGKQALTDVSIDLEKGNIIGLIGANGSGKSTLFMQLLGINKPSDGTVYFEGKPLTYTKKALFALRKKVSIVFQDPDQQIFYSNVRDDVAFALRNLGVSESEVEARVTKVLDIVGAKDFQHKPVQYLSYGQKKRVAIAGALVLDTDWLLLDEPTAGLDPIGKKIMMEIIERLASQGKKILISSHDIDLIYEICDYVYMLKDGSVLTDGETSSVFLEKSNIELAGLVQPWLIKLHQQAGYPLFKKEADFFVHTGRVTN from the coding sequence TTGCTTAAAACAGAACATATTTCATTCCAATACGAAGATGGCAAACAAGCCTTAACGGATGTTTCAATCGATTTAGAAAAAGGCAATATTATCGGACTTATTGGTGCGAATGGCTCTGGTAAATCGACGCTTTTTATGCAGTTACTTGGAATTAACAAACCGAGCGATGGCACCGTTTATTTTGAAGGAAAACCACTTACGTATACGAAAAAAGCATTATTTGCTTTGCGAAAAAAAGTGAGTATCGTTTTCCAAGATCCTGACCAGCAAATTTTTTATTCGAATGTTCGTGATGATGTTGCTTTTGCACTTAGAAACTTAGGTGTGAGTGAAAGTGAAGTGGAGGCGCGAGTGACGAAAGTGTTAGACATTGTTGGGGCAAAGGATTTTCAGCATAAACCAGTCCAGTATTTAAGCTACGGTCAAAAAAAACGTGTCGCAATTGCCGGTGCCCTTGTTCTTGATACAGACTGGTTACTTTTAGATGAACCAACTGCTGGTCTTGATCCGATTGGCAAAAAAATCATGATGGAAATCATCGAACGCCTTGCAAGCCAAGGAAAGAAAATACTTATTTCCAGTCATGATATCGATTTAATTTATGAAATTTGTGATTATGTCTATATGTTGAAGGACGGAAGCGTTTTGACAGACGGGGAAACGAGCAGCGTTTTCTTAGAGAAAAGTAATATAGAACTAGCGGGATTAGTACAACCTTGGCTTATCAAATTACATCAACAAGCTGGCTATCCACTGTTCAAAAAAGAAGCCGATTTTTTCGTGCATACGGGGAGGGTGACTAATTAA
- a CDS encoding cobyric acid synthase — protein MVKQIMIQGTASDAGKSVLVAGLCRLFKNKGERVVPFKSQNMSLNSFITATGDEMGRAQVFQAEAAGVFPDVRMNPVLLKPTNDRQSQVIFMGAILDNMDAVTYHDFKQTLIPKIQAVYQSLADENDIIVLEGAGSPAEINLNDRDIVNMGMAKMVDAPVVLVADIDKGGVFASIYGTIMLLKEEERARIKGVIINKFRGDVALLQPGIDMIEELTNVPVIGVIPYDNLQLEEEDSVSLSGKNYVPDSNALLDIAIICLPRISNFTDFHSLEIQPEISLRYIRNLADFGKPDLVIIPGSKNTLADMAFLEESGLKKAIQNFAENAGKVIGVCGGYQMLGQKMLDPNQVESKQLEIAGLGLLDTETIFLNQKRTTQITGVTHSGEAVEGYEIHMGETKRGESTSPFCEIKAVNGNEETHQDGAISANKNIIGTYIHGIFDNDVFLRNLFDELLMCKNKTIYPHEIIKLREHKEQEYDKLAALLEANIQMDQLEKIMKGEKICVSTQKPAIKE, from the coding sequence ATGGTAAAGCAAATAATGATTCAAGGTACCGCTTCTGATGCTGGGAAAAGTGTACTGGTTGCAGGACTTTGCCGCCTGTTCAAAAATAAAGGCGAGCGAGTCGTTCCGTTCAAATCACAAAATATGTCTCTCAATTCTTTTATAACAGCAACCGGAGATGAAATGGGACGCGCGCAAGTTTTTCAAGCAGAAGCAGCTGGTGTTTTTCCGGATGTCCGGATGAATCCCGTGTTACTTAAACCGACCAATGACAGACAGTCGCAAGTGATTTTTATGGGCGCAATTTTAGATAATATGGATGCCGTAACGTACCACGATTTTAAACAAACCCTTATCCCGAAAATCCAGGCAGTTTACCAGAGTTTAGCCGATGAAAATGATATTATTGTATTAGAAGGTGCCGGCAGTCCAGCAGAAATCAACTTAAATGATCGCGATATCGTGAATATGGGTATGGCAAAAATGGTCGATGCCCCAGTTGTCTTAGTTGCTGATATTGACAAAGGTGGCGTTTTTGCTTCCATTTATGGCACGATTATGCTGTTAAAAGAAGAAGAGCGTGCTCGGATTAAAGGCGTTATTATTAATAAATTCCGCGGTGATGTAGCTCTTTTACAACCCGGAATTGATATGATTGAGGAACTCACAAACGTCCCGGTTATCGGTGTGATTCCCTATGACAATTTGCAACTGGAAGAAGAGGACAGTGTTTCTCTAAGTGGGAAAAACTACGTGCCAGATAGTAATGCACTGCTTGATATCGCGATTATTTGTTTACCACGTATTTCGAACTTTACAGACTTTCATAGTTTGGAAATCCAACCGGAAATAAGTTTGCGCTACATACGAAATCTAGCTGATTTTGGAAAACCTGATTTAGTCATCATTCCAGGCAGTAAAAATACGCTAGCAGACATGGCATTTCTCGAAGAATCAGGGCTGAAAAAAGCTATTCAAAATTTTGCAGAAAATGCCGGAAAAGTCATCGGGGTTTGCGGTGGTTATCAAATGCTCGGTCAAAAAATGCTCGATCCGAATCAAGTGGAAAGTAAACAACTAGAAATAGCCGGACTTGGTTTGCTAGATACCGAGACCATTTTTCTCAATCAAAAACGCACTACTCAAATTACAGGCGTGACGCATTCTGGTGAAGCCGTTGAAGGGTACGAAATCCATATGGGTGAGACGAAGCGCGGCGAGAGCACTAGTCCATTTTGTGAAATTAAAGCGGTGAACGGAAACGAAGAAACCCACCAAGATGGCGCTATTTCTGCTAACAAAAATATCATCGGCACATATATTCATGGTATTTTCGACAACGATGTTTTCTTAAGAAATCTATTTGACGAACTATTAATGTGCAAAAACAAAACCATTTATCCGCACGAAATCATCAAGCTGAGAGAACATAAAGAACAAGAATACGATAAACTAGCTGCCCTTTTAGAAGCAAATATTCAAATGGACCAACTAGAAAAAATCATGAAAGGAGAAAAAATATGCGTATCTACACAAAAACCGGCGATAAAGGAATGA
- a CDS encoding cob(I)yrinic acid a,c-diamide adenosyltransferase — translation MRIYTKTGDKGMTRIIGGSKVSKDNIRIDAYGTLDELNSLIGYTITTLGAEPEIQAELEQIQQQLFDAGGDLATEEGKRAYKLTSEPVAWLEDRIDIYADEPPEIEKFILPGGTQAASLLHMARTVTRRAEREIVGMLKIASSNEEVLKYVNRLSDYFFAVARVVNYRAGETDIFYKNSELVFRNKKK, via the coding sequence ATGCGTATCTACACAAAAACCGGCGATAAAGGAATGACAAGAATTATCGGAGGAAGCAAAGTAAGTAAAGATAATATCCGTATCGATGCATATGGTACTTTGGATGAACTTAACTCACTGATTGGCTACACGATAACGACGCTTGGGGCTGAGCCAGAAATCCAAGCCGAACTAGAACAAATTCAACAGCAATTATTTGATGCAGGAGGGGATCTTGCAACAGAGGAAGGCAAACGTGCGTATAAACTAACAAGTGAACCAGTGGCATGGCTAGAAGACCGAATTGACATTTATGCCGATGAACCACCAGAAATCGAAAAATTTATCTTGCCAGGCGGAACGCAAGCAGCCTCATTACTGCATATGGCAAGAACCGTAACAAGAAGAGCTGAACGAGAAATCGTCGGTATGTTAAAAATTGCTTCAAGTAACGAAGAAGTGTTAAAATACGTCAACCGTTTATCGGATTACTTTTTTGCTGTTGCCAGAGTCGTCAATTATCGCGCAGGTGAAACAGATATTTTCTATAAAAATTCCGAACTCGTTTTCCGCAATAAAAAGAAATAA
- a CDS encoding DMT family transporter: MTKRSSKSLLLFMAMGLVSGLLSPIQTSINSQLRLTVGSPFVASFISFLVGTTLLTLVCLIVERRLTFQLKGVGRIPWWVFTGGALGVLFVTSNILLLPLLGSAMTVVLALCGQMIIALIIDHFGFFGVIPHPINRYRMIGVLLMLVGVFLIQHF, translated from the coding sequence ATGACAAAAAGATCATCCAAATCATTATTACTATTTATGGCAATGGGACTTGTTTCTGGACTACTTTCCCCGATTCAAACGTCGATTAATAGCCAACTTCGGCTAACTGTCGGATCTCCTTTTGTGGCATCATTTATTTCCTTTTTAGTTGGAACGACTTTGCTTACACTGGTTTGTTTAATCGTCGAGCGCCGTTTGACTTTCCAACTAAAAGGTGTCGGTCGAATTCCTTGGTGGGTTTTCACTGGCGGGGCGCTTGGGGTACTCTTCGTAACTTCTAATATTTTACTTTTACCTTTACTCGGTTCAGCAATGACGGTTGTTTTAGCGCTTTGTGGGCAAATGATTATTGCACTTATTATTGATCATTTTGGCTTTTTCGGGGTTATTCCCCATCCAATTAACCGCTACCGAATGATTGGTGTTTTGTTAATGCTCGTTGGTGTATTTTTAATTCAACATTTTTAA
- a CDS encoding DMT family transporter, which produces MIILFIVSGLLAGMVLPVQTAINTRLSTYTKSPFLASWVSFMVGTTVLLIVCLFTQKSWPISSEMIASNPWYIWVGGGTLGVIFLTANILLLPRLGSALLVMITVCGQMIMAIIIDNFGLFQVPMHEINIERLLGVILMFGGIYLMQRF; this is translated from the coding sequence TTGATTATATTATTTATTGTATCAGGTTTGTTAGCTGGGATGGTATTACCAGTTCAAACCGCCATCAATACACGACTTAGTACATATACGAAATCCCCATTTTTAGCTTCGTGGGTTTCTTTTATGGTAGGGACAACTGTTTTACTTATCGTTTGCTTATTTACACAAAAATCATGGCCAATATCTTCAGAAATGATTGCCTCAAATCCTTGGTATATTTGGGTTGGTGGTGGAACATTAGGCGTCATTTTCTTAACGGCCAATATTTTACTTTTACCTCGCCTTGGCTCAGCACTACTTGTGATGATTACGGTTTGTGGACAAATGATTATGGCGATTATTATTGATAATTTTGGTTTATTTCAAGTACCAATGCATGAGATTAATATTGAACGTCTTCTTGGCGTTATCTTAATGTTCGGCGGCATTTACTTGATGCAACGCTTTTAA
- a CDS encoding AAA family ATPase, protein MKIRIIGSVGSGKTTLAKKLSEWQQIDYFETNRIVWKREETEVRRTDIEKTAVLNKILHQENWIIEGVHLEAWVNESINQADVIIFLDLPKKQIRYQLIKRQIKQLLRLEAAHYPIRFKMLKKMFYWDDLFDQRTKPLIAEKMAQTATKWLVITEKTAFQEIQKRLLQIISSRDIL, encoded by the coding sequence ATGAAAATTCGTATTATCGGATCCGTCGGAAGTGGCAAAACCACGTTAGCTAAAAAGCTTTCCGAGTGGCAACAAATCGATTATTTTGAAACAAATCGCATTGTTTGGAAACGAGAAGAAACAGAGGTAAGGCGAACCGACATCGAAAAAACAGCAGTATTAAATAAGATTCTACACCAAGAAAACTGGATTATTGAGGGGGTTCATTTGGAAGCATGGGTGAATGAAAGCATTAACCAAGCGGACGTGATTATTTTTCTCGATTTACCTAAAAAACAAATTCGCTACCAACTTATTAAGCGCCAAATTAAACAATTACTACGATTAGAAGCAGCACATTACCCAATTCGATTCAAAATGTTAAAGAAAATGTTTTATTGGGACGATTTATTTGACCAACGTACAAAACCACTAATTGCTGAGAAAATGGCTCAAACCGCAACAAAATGGCTAGTCATCACCGAAAAAACAGCATTTCAAGAAATACAAAAAAGGCTATTGCAAATTATATCGAGTCGTGATATATTATGA
- a CDS encoding PadR family transcriptional regulator — protein sequence MNERLQKAYLPMTETAFYILLSLVKPRHGYAIIENVAKMTANRIKLGPGTIYGSLSKMNKDNLIQIIQEESNRKIYQITKIGTEILQLEKARIEELYRNSREV from the coding sequence ATGAATGAAAGATTACAGAAAGCCTATCTTCCAATGACCGAAACCGCTTTTTACATATTACTTTCGCTCGTCAAACCAAGACACGGTTATGCGATTATCGAAAACGTCGCAAAGATGACAGCTAATCGAATCAAGCTTGGACCCGGGACTATTTACGGAAGTTTATCCAAAATGAACAAAGATAATTTAATCCAAATTATTCAAGAAGAGAGTAATCGGAAAATCTATCAAATTACTAAAATTGGCACAGAGATTTTGCAATTAGAAAAAGCACGCATCGAAGAATTGTATAGAAACTCGAGGGAGGTCTAA
- a CDS encoding DUF2812 domain-containing protein produces the protein MEKKVFKFFTVDNMEKEEAYLNEMAQNGWFFQKYKSFKYHFEQGEPAKYSYAIDFKENEGDEEAYKTLFEDAGWEIVFSYPVLNGNWMYFRKAVAPGDTEEAIFTDETSLIQLYKNIRKRWTIFGAIVSLFLFVELLIVFQMENNIGITTFIFIIFLILVTLYGKMFFNLTRKINHLVTRKTI, from the coding sequence ATGGAGAAAAAAGTCTTTAAGTTTTTTACAGTGGATAATATGGAAAAAGAAGAAGCTTATTTAAATGAAATGGCTCAAAATGGTTGGTTCTTTCAAAAATATAAATCTTTTAAATACCATTTCGAACAAGGGGAGCCTGCGAAATACAGCTATGCGATTGATTTTAAAGAAAATGAAGGGGACGAAGAAGCCTACAAAACACTTTTCGAAGATGCTGGCTGGGAGATTGTTTTCAGCTATCCAGTCTTAAATGGCAATTGGATGTATTTCCGCAAAGCCGTAGCTCCTGGAGATACAGAAGAAGCTATTTTTACGGATGAGACTTCCTTAATTCAACTTTACAAAAATATCCGCAAACGTTGGACCATTTTTGGGGCAATCGTAAGTTTGTTTTTATTCGTTGAATTACTAATTGTATTTCAAATGGAAAACAATATTGGGATTACTACTTTCATCTTCATTATCTTTCTTATTCTCGTTACACTATATGGTAAAATGTTTTTCAATCTGACTCGCAAAATAAATCATTTAGTTACAAGAAAAACTATCTAA
- a CDS encoding glucosaminidase domain-containing protein, which translates to MKYRKLSKKKKQKRLLGIAGILLLVILVGVIASVVRQQYLIMTAPEPDPAFHSKEQNFLNKLSPRAQEIQAEHGILTSITLAQAILESDWGQSGLAQEGNNLFGVKGKAPQPMVTMTTKEFVDGKFIEIKANFRKYKDWNESLDAHAELFLKGTSWNKDKYNGVIAADDYKKAAQELQSAGYATDPDYAEKLISIIERYDLELYDRISDKIQYDTKSTGYGKVKKDVSGAIWTKPYGLAGALKVEEINYYKRENLKILREAKTDSGVWYQISVENDPIGWVKQELIDKK; encoded by the coding sequence CTGAAATATAGAAAATTATCCAAAAAGAAAAAACAGAAAAGACTACTCGGTATAGCGGGAATTTTACTTCTAGTTATTTTAGTAGGTGTCATTGCATCGGTAGTTAGGCAACAATATTTAATTATGACCGCACCAGAACCGGATCCTGCATTCCATTCAAAAGAACAAAACTTTTTAAATAAACTTTCTCCTCGTGCACAGGAAATTCAAGCAGAACATGGTATTTTAACCAGTATCACTTTAGCACAAGCCATCCTTGAATCTGACTGGGGCCAAAGCGGTTTGGCGCAAGAAGGAAATAATTTATTTGGAGTAAAAGGGAAAGCGCCGCAGCCTATGGTAACTATGACAACGAAGGAATTTGTGGACGGAAAGTTTATTGAAATTAAAGCAAACTTTCGGAAATACAAAGATTGGAATGAATCATTAGACGCACATGCGGAACTATTTTTAAAAGGAACCTCCTGGAATAAAGATAAGTATAATGGCGTCATCGCTGCAGACGATTATAAAAAAGCAGCACAAGAATTACAATCAGCTGGCTATGCAACAGACCCAGACTATGCAGAAAAATTAATCAGCATCATTGAAAGATACGACCTAGAACTATATGATCGTATTAGTGATAAAATCCAATACGATACCAAATCAACAGGCTATGGAAAAGTGAAAAAAGACGTTTCTGGTGCGATTTGGACTAAACCATACGGACTAGCTGGAGCGTTAAAAGTAGAGGAAATTAACTATTACAAACGCGAAAATTTAAAGATATTACGAGAAGCAAAAACAGATAGCGGCGTTTGGTACCAAATTTCTGTAGAGAATGATCCTATAGGTTGGGTAAAACAAGAATTAATTGATAAAAAATAA
- a CDS encoding glucosaminidase domain-containing protein, which produces MTIGLGITITLFAVPIHSQAAGLEDGLTSKQEKFINEIAPHAQKVQKEHGILASITISQAILESNWGESKLAKDGNNLFGIKGSYQGASIKLPTKEHNGVVWVGTDAVFRAYPGWYESMNDHALLFVNGPSWNPHLYGGLIKEYDYEKAAIALGKTGYSSDPEYAAKLIELIKKANLNKYDTVYSERVSDKAIKAAGEVAVKDNCYVWSAPGGTKGAKPILSTSKYFGRQVSINQEVKVTDSNISWYHIHQNGESIGWIESTSIEDFYQLEDYAPTVDALLKTDDNNRLVINMDIDTSELHKTKLAKADTKEKTAFNLPLLNVQSVVW; this is translated from the coding sequence GTGACAATTGGACTTGGAATTACAATTACATTATTTGCAGTACCAATCCATTCCCAAGCTGCTGGTCTAGAGGACGGCCTGACTTCCAAGCAAGAGAAGTTTATTAATGAGATTGCGCCGCATGCTCAAAAAGTGCAAAAAGAACATGGTATTTTAGCTAGTATTACGATTTCGCAAGCCATCCTAGAGTCCAATTGGGGCGAAAGTAAATTAGCAAAAGACGGCAATAACTTATTCGGAATTAAAGGTTCCTATCAAGGAGCTTCTATTAAATTACCGACCAAAGAACATAATGGCGTTGTTTGGGTTGGAACAGATGCTGTTTTCCGTGCGTATCCTGGGTGGTATGAATCAATGAATGACCACGCACTTTTATTTGTCAATGGTCCGTCATGGAACCCTCATTTATACGGAGGACTAATCAAAGAATATGACTATGAAAAAGCAGCAATTGCACTTGGCAAAACAGGCTATTCATCTGATCCAGAGTATGCAGCAAAATTAATCGAACTCATCAAAAAAGCAAATTTAAATAAATATGATACCGTTTATAGTGAACGCGTATCAGACAAAGCAATTAAGGCTGCAGGGGAAGTAGCTGTCAAAGATAATTGCTATGTTTGGTCTGCTCCAGGTGGCACCAAAGGGGCGAAACCCATCTTAAGCACTAGCAAATATTTTGGCCGTCAAGTTTCTATTAATCAAGAAGTTAAAGTAACAGATTCCAATATTTCTTGGTATCATATCCATCAAAATGGTGAATCCATCGGTTGGATTGAAAGTACATCGATTGAAGACTTTTACCAATTAGAAGATTACGCACCAACAGTAGATGCATTACTAAAAACAGATGATAACAATCGTTTAGTAATCAATATGGATATCGACACATCGGAGTTACACAAAACAAAACTCGCAAAGGCTGATACAAAAGAAAAAACAGCTTTTAATTTACCTTTGCTTAATGTCCAATCCGTTGTATGGTAA
- a CDS encoding M42 family metallopeptidase produces MDEQLKMLKALTDANGIPGNERAVRNVFREYIEPLADSFETDGLGSAVAKKVGVEDGPKIMIAGHLDEVGFMVTQIDDKGFIKFQTVGGWVSQVMLAQKVTIVTRSGEEITGVIGSKPPHVMTAAERQKSFDIKDMFIDVGAVDKAEVESYGIRPGDMIVPAFDFTVMKNEKFLLAKAWDNRIGLAIAIEVLKNLQKEQHPNIVYGVGTVQEEVGLRGAKTAAHFVQPDIGFAVDVGIAGDTPGVTDKEAMSKMGEGPQIVIYDASMVAHAGLRDFVTDVADELSIPYQFEAIPMGGTDSGSIHLTGNGIPSLSITIATRYIHSHSSMLHRDDFENAVKLITEVVKRLDKEKVTEIRLG; encoded by the coding sequence ATGGATGAACAATTAAAGATGTTAAAAGCATTAACAGATGCAAACGGTATTCCTGGTAACGAGCGTGCAGTGAGAAACGTGTTCCGCGAATACATCGAACCGCTAGCGGATAGTTTTGAAACAGATGGCTTAGGAAGTGCTGTTGCAAAAAAAGTCGGAGTAGAAGATGGACCTAAAATCATGATTGCTGGCCATTTAGATGAAGTTGGATTTATGGTAACGCAAATTGACGATAAAGGTTTTATTAAATTTCAAACAGTGGGTGGCTGGGTTTCCCAAGTAATGCTCGCACAAAAAGTAACTATTGTGACGCGTTCTGGCGAAGAAATCACAGGCGTTATTGGTTCTAAACCACCACATGTGATGACAGCAGCTGAACGTCAAAAATCATTTGATATTAAAGATATGTTCATTGATGTCGGTGCAGTGGATAAAGCAGAGGTGGAGAGTTACGGAATCCGCCCTGGCGACATGATTGTACCTGCATTTGATTTTACCGTAATGAAAAACGAAAAATTCTTACTTGCAAAAGCATGGGATAATCGTATTGGTCTTGCAATTGCGATTGAAGTACTTAAAAATTTACAAAAAGAACAACATCCAAATATTGTTTACGGTGTGGGAACTGTTCAAGAAGAAGTTGGATTACGCGGTGCCAAAACAGCCGCACACTTCGTTCAACCAGATATTGGTTTTGCCGTTGATGTTGGTATTGCAGGAGATACACCTGGTGTTACTGACAAAGAAGCAATGAGCAAAATGGGCGAAGGTCCACAAATCGTCATTTACGATGCATCTATGGTAGCACATGCCGGACTGCGTGATTTTGTCACAGATGTAGCGGATGAACTATCTATCCCTTACCAATTTGAAGCAATCCCTATGGGCGGAACAGACTCTGGCTCCATCCACTTAACTGGAAACGGAATCCCGTCCCTATCCATTACAATTGCAACACGCTACATTCATTCTCATTCCTCGATGCTACATCGAGATGATTTTGAAAATGCAGTAAAATTAATTACTGAAGTAGTCAAACGTTTAGATAAAGAAAAAGTAACAGAAATTCGCTTAGGTTGA
- a CDS encoding TrmH family RNA methyltransferase, which translates to MEQIQSVKNDRVKTWKKLQTRKGRDKTGTYLVEGFHLVEEALRQDGLVLELLVSSGVSVPEEWLKGDYDVFEISTEISHLISETMTEQGVFAVVATSEPDMMLLYGKKLLLVDAVQDPGNVGTLIRTADAAGYDCVVLGKGSADLYNPKVIRSTQGSHFHIPVIQADLFEWIANLEEEGVPVIGAVLDDQAKSLNDMTKRDTLALMVGNEGNGISPELQDRLSEKVYIPIYGDSESLNVAVAAGILLYGLRK; encoded by the coding sequence ATGGAACAGATTCAATCAGTAAAAAACGACCGTGTCAAAACATGGAAAAAACTACAAACGAGAAAAGGCCGCGATAAAACCGGAACTTATTTGGTGGAAGGCTTCCATTTAGTGGAAGAAGCATTACGTCAAGATGGTTTGGTACTGGAGCTGCTTGTTTCAAGTGGTGTTTCTGTTCCGGAAGAGTGGTTAAAAGGCGATTACGATGTATTTGAAATTAGTACAGAAATCAGCCACTTAATTAGCGAAACAATGACAGAGCAAGGCGTTTTTGCAGTAGTCGCAACATCTGAACCGGATATGATGCTTTTATATGGGAAAAAATTATTGCTGGTAGATGCAGTCCAAGATCCAGGCAATGTAGGCACATTAATTCGTACTGCTGATGCGGCTGGATATGATTGTGTTGTACTCGGCAAGGGAAGTGCAGATCTTTATAATCCTAAAGTAATTCGTAGTACACAAGGCAGTCACTTTCATATTCCTGTTATTCAAGCAGATTTATTTGAATGGATTGCGAATTTAGAAGAAGAGGGCGTTCCTGTTATTGGTGCAGTTCTTGATGACCAAGCGAAATCATTAAACGACATGACAAAACGGGACACGTTAGCGTTGATGGTCGGAAATGAAGGTAATGGTATTTCTCCTGAATTACAAGATCGTCTTTCTGAAAAAGTATATATTCCAATTTATGGCGACAGTGAATCATTGAATGTCGCAGTTGCCGCTGGAATTCTACTGTACGGTTTAAGAAAATAA
- a CDS encoding DUF6054 family protein encodes MPSIRYIVKTDVKETFEIIKAGQVGSNIVFSEVRTFDFGELATLACEKFYFRSSNRAALFVTINNFHGETEVTIISTGSSNGFFTGIDWGAALDYMHSVVADLKRVAIREVAIEEQEEI; translated from the coding sequence ATGCCATCTATTCGCTATATTGTTAAAACGGACGTTAAAGAAACTTTTGAAATTATTAAAGCTGGCCAAGTGGGATCGAATATCGTGTTTTCTGAGGTTAGAACTTTTGATTTTGGAGAACTTGCAACACTTGCTTGCGAAAAGTTTTATTTCCGCTCTTCTAATCGTGCAGCACTTTTTGTTACGATTAATAATTTTCACGGAGAAACAGAAGTAACGATAATCTCTACCGGCAGTTCAAATGGCTTCTTCACAGGAATTGACTGGGGTGCAGCATTGGATTATATGCATAGTGTGGTAGCTGATCTAAAACGCGTTGCTATTCGAGAAGTAGCTATTGAAGAACAAGAAGAAATCTAA